The Pyrus communis chromosome 8, drPyrComm1.1, whole genome shotgun sequence region TATTTACGGCAATGATTAGGGAATTGATTTTTCCACACTTCTTTTATactcttctttatttttgtcatttaaattaaataaataaaagaaaattaagagatttaaataataaaatgtgcataagaaaaaaaaaaataaataaggaaaaactaacgaaagttaaaaaaaaaaaactttaattttaatgaaaaatgacaaataaaagtgtaatgaatagtatcagggaaatgtaaaatgtggtttttcgttaaaagtaaacagtcccagaagtgttttgttaaaacttccaaAAAAAAGAGGTGTGAGGAAATCATTTTTCTCAGTGATAGTGTTGCTTAAGAACGATAATTAACAGTACGAGTTAAAAAGTAATTATGGTTTGAGAGGGAGGTAAAAGGGCAGagaatggagagatttttcaatgtacccAGAATACAAGACGGTAcgtcatatgttattatacaagtggaggAAAGTTATTTTATGTGTCTCTCCACTTGTTTAATGACATATAACTTATGTGCTCGTGTTCCaagcacactaaaaaatctctccagaATGACATGAATAATGAGAATACATGACAAAAATtacaacttttatttttcaaacactCTTTTGGATACAATATTATCCTAATCACAATCCATATGAAATTAACAATTCCACCAACCTGCATTTACCAAACATCACACTAAATAACTAATAAACTAAAACGAAAAATAGTTTACAAACATAAAAGTGTAAACCACTAGTTATAATAATTGAATTTCCCCACCAccatttctccttttttttgttttcctccGCAATCATCACAAAAATCTGCATTACACTTACACACCAGACCAAACCAGCAAGCCAAGAAAGAACATTACATTTATAGGCAGAGATGAAGTGACAGAAACTGCATGGGAAACTGGGAGAGAGCCTGATGGAGCAAGAGCCAGGTCTGGTTCATGAGCAACATCGACGTCCGGGTCCGGCGGACTCTGGCTAGATGGGATGGTGGGGAGAGGAGActcagagggagagagaggcaCACCACCAGGAGATGGAAACAATGGAGAAATATCAGGAGATAGGGttggagaggaagagagaggagCACCTGGAAGAAATGCAGGTGCGGCTGATATGCTTGAAAACTGTGTTTCTGGTTGGGATTGTAAGGCTAGTGAGGAGTCAGAAGCCATGAAAACTATGAAGATTGCCAAGAATGATGACCAAAAGGAAGCCATTAATGAAGGTATGATTGATCAAGCTCTCAAGAATACTATGGAGCTTCAATAAATGTGTTTTGGAGGATGAGAGAGAGGGG contains the following coding sequences:
- the LOC137741800 gene encoding classical arabinogalactan protein 26-like, with the protein product MASFWSSFLAIFIVFMASDSSLALQSQPETQFSSISAAPAFLPGAPLSSSPTLSPDISPLFPSPGGVPLSPSESPLPTIPSSQSPPDPDVDVAHEPDLALAPSGSLPVSHAVSVTSSLPINVMFFLGLLVWSGV